One Actinomycetota bacterium genomic window carries:
- a CDS encoding GNAT family N-acetyltransferase yields MIRECTERDFEGIYSIINEAAQVYEGVIPADRFKKPYMSREELRHEIDKGVSFWGFEENGELAGIMGIQPVRDVTLIRHAYVRPDMQRKGIGAMLLSHLRGLTATPILIGTWADAFWAIRFYEGHGFRKVDVEEKNRLLKTYWSIPERQVETSVVLAGYER; encoded by the coding sequence ATGATAAGAGAGTGCACCGAGCGGGACTTCGAGGGCATATATTCTATTATCAACGAAGCGGCGCAGGTGTATGAGGGCGTTATTCCGGCGGATAGATTCAAAAAGCCATACATGTCGAGAGAAGAGCTTCGACACGAAATCGATAAGGGCGTCTCGTTCTGGGGCTTTGAAGAGAATGGCGAGCTTGCCGGTATTATGGGCATCCAACCTGTGCGCGACGTCACGCTGATACGCCATGCCTATGTCCGTCCGGATATGCAAAGAAAGGGCATCGGGGCGATGCTGCTGTCACATCTTAGGGGCCTTACCGCAACGCCTATCCTCATCGGCACGTGGGCCGACGCTTTCTGGGCGATACGGTTCTACGAGGGCCACGGCTTCAGGAAAGTTGACGTTGAGGAGAAAAACAGGTTACTAAAGACCTATTGGTCGATTCCTGAGCGCCAGGTTGAGACATCGGTCGTCTTGGCCGGCTACGAGCGCTAA
- the mnhG gene encoding monovalent cation/H(+) antiporter subunit G, whose amino-acid sequence MDAKTIITAIFLVLGCFFIVVASVGVVRFPDFYTRIHPAGKADTLGQVLVFLGLMVYEGFSFISIKLLIITVFIFIANPTATHALAKAAYSQGVEPWKKEDKETK is encoded by the coding sequence ATGGATGCTAAAACGATTATAACCGCTATTTTTTTGGTTCTCGGCTGCTTTTTCATCGTTGTGGCCTCCGTGGGAGTTGTGCGGTTTCCGGATTTTTATACCAGAATTCACCCCGCAGGCAAAGCCGATACCCTTGGACAGGTGCTCGTGTTTTTGGGGCTCATGGTTTACGAGGGGTTTTCGTTTATAAGCATAAAGCTCTTGATTATCACGGTGTTCATATTTATCGCAAACCCGACGGCAACGCACGCTTTGGCAAAGGCCGCCTACTCGCAAGGCGTTGAACCGTGGAAAAAGGAAGACAAGGAGACTAAATGA
- a CDS encoding universal stress protein has translation MKKILVGIDGSQASMNALKYAVKMAKLMGAQITGISVINEPSYREYYRDISSKLKAEAEAVLNKAISEVSDEGITITTEVDIGSPDDVLAEVANNDKDVVMIVVGASGRGRGSRIFVGSITHALVNHVAAGLQCPVVVVPGSSEEFLKLM, from the coding sequence ATGAAAAAAATACTTGTTGGCATAGATGGCTCGCAAGCATCTATGAATGCCCTTAAATATGCCGTAAAAATGGCCAAGCTTATGGGCGCGCAGATTACGGGAATCAGTGTAATCAATGAGCCTTCGTACAGGGAATATTATAGAGATATCTCGAGTAAGCTAAAGGCTGAAGCAGAGGCTGTGCTGAACAAAGCGATATCGGAGGTTAGCGACGAAGGAATTACGATAACGACTGAGGTCGATATCGGGTCTCCTGATGACGTCCTTGCCGAAGTGGCAAATAATGACAAGGATGTCGTCATGATAGTGGTGGGCGCAAGCGGAAGGGGAAGAGGATCCAGGATTTTTGTGGGAAGCATAACGCATGCGCTTGTGAATCATGTGGCCGCGGGACTTCAATGCCCGGTTGTCGTAGTTCCGGGAAGTTCTGAGGAATTTCTAAAGTTGATGTAA
- a CDS encoding sulfite exporter TauE/SafE family protein, whose translation MYLPISGVEIAIWKLILLGFTVGVIGGFFGVGGAFMVTPALNVFGFPMAYAIGTDMAHIAGKSIVATAKHRKFGNVDMRLGVLMIIGTAIGIEGGAMTIMWLEKLGQVDFIVRITYMVLLFGLSSFMLYEYRKLTRGSTPEKAKAVADAGASGLALKMQKLRIPPMINLKVSGFQMSLWVIIIVSAFTGFLAGFLGVGGGFIRMPALMYVIGCPTRVAVGTDLFEIVVTGAYGAFSYAMKGRVELVAAAVMLIGAAVGAQFGTLATQYVKGLKIRLYFAVTMALAGLSVVFKHIAGTYKAVYSSSLNAWVESNPKFIEWVKAGGSSADSIKPQIAEWIQMNKDAVKGWMAQQSDVVQQAKAMETMWTDYSGYLMIGAATALSALIIIRMLQGIKLEKKLLAENVGKQP comes from the coding sequence ATATATCTGCCTATATCGGGTGTAGAAATCGCGATCTGGAAACTCATACTCCTCGGTTTTACGGTGGGGGTGATTGGAGGCTTCTTCGGTGTTGGCGGCGCTTTTATGGTTACGCCGGCGCTGAATGTATTCGGATTTCCAATGGCGTACGCGATTGGGACCGATATGGCTCATATAGCGGGCAAATCAATTGTAGCGACCGCAAAACACAGAAAATTCGGCAATGTGGATATGAGATTAGGCGTATTAATGATAATCGGAACGGCGATAGGCATAGAGGGCGGCGCTATGACTATCATGTGGCTAGAGAAGTTGGGACAGGTAGATTTTATAGTAAGAATAACATATATGGTTCTGCTATTCGGTCTCAGTAGCTTTATGCTTTATGAGTATCGTAAGCTTACAAGAGGGTCAACGCCGGAGAAGGCAAAGGCCGTAGCGGATGCGGGAGCCTCAGGGCTTGCGTTAAAGATGCAGAAATTAAGAATACCGCCGATGATAAATCTTAAGGTCTCAGGATTCCAAATGTCTTTATGGGTGATTATCATAGTTTCAGCATTTACCGGTTTTCTTGCGGGGTTCTTAGGGGTCGGCGGCGGATTCATAAGGATGCCCGCTCTTATGTATGTTATCGGTTGCCCGACAAGAGTAGCGGTCGGTACAGACCTCTTCGAAATCGTCGTTACCGGAGCTTATGGCGCATTCAGCTATGCGATGAAGGGAAGGGTCGAGCTTGTAGCGGCAGCAGTAATGCTCATCGGAGCAGCGGTTGGCGCTCAGTTTGGGACACTTGCAACTCAATATGTGAAGGGTCTGAAAATACGGCTCTATTTTGCGGTCACAATGGCGCTTGCGGGCTTGTCCGTTGTCTTTAAGCACATCGCCGGCACTTACAAGGCAGTTTATAGCTCAAGCCTTAATGCCTGGGTAGAATCGAACCCGAAGTTTATTGAATGGGTAAAAGCGGGAGGTTCATCAGCAGATTCCATTAAGCCCCAAATCGCGGAGTGGATACAGATGAATAAAGATGCGGTTAAAGGCTGGATGGCTCAGCAGTCAGACGTGGTTCAGCAGGCCAAGGCAATGGAAACAATGTGGACCGATTATTCAGGCTATCTTATGATCGGCGCCGCGACTGCTCTGAGCGCTCTTATTATTATAAGAATGCTCCAAGGCATAAAGCTTGAGAAAAAGCTTTTGGCGGAAAATGTGGGGAAGCAACCGTAG
- a CDS encoding DUF4829 domain-containing protein has protein sequence MRTHGKQLTLKLRMPYKKILVGVFAAIFIIAGFSGIRGVFLGFIKPMPDIDALGPRQLVLAYYKRLALTDTAGANRCLSDDYRRELAGISPIYTVWLGDVKISKGARLRLKGMYSTNYDERLYYVEYSAWQMGGGVSPSGQESMFVYVAKETKESPWRIIGIGSGP, from the coding sequence ATGCGAACCCATGGAAAGCAGCTAACCTTGAAGTTGCGAATGCCGTATAAGAAAATACTGGTAGGCGTCTTTGCGGCCATATTCATAATTGCCGGCTTCTCTGGAATACGAGGCGTATTCTTGGGCTTTATCAAGCCGATGCCCGATATCGATGCTTTAGGGCCCCGGCAACTGGTATTAGCCTATTACAAGAGATTAGCCCTGACCGATACCGCCGGCGCGAATCGATGCCTCTCGGATGATTACCGCCGCGAACTCGCAGGCATCAGCCCCATATATACCGTCTGGCTAGGCGACGTCAAAATCAGCAAAGGAGCACGACTGCGGCTCAAAGGCATGTACAGTACTAATTACGACGAACGGCTATACTATGTCGAGTATAGCGCCTGGCAGATGGGCGGCGGTGTTTCGCCAAGCGGTCAAGAGTCGATGTTCGTCTATGTCGCAAAAGAGACAAAAGAATCGCCCTGGAGAATAATCGGCATCGGGAGCGGTCCTTGA
- a CDS encoding DUF4040 domain-containing protein codes for MIDLLLLLFLVVCAVVVVQMKDLLSAVIMLGAYSLIMAVVWTRLNAVDVAFTEASVGAGITTMLLIAALSRTKRGEASNNTSDKRLKSSRHQVPALILVLITGAVLIYGTIDMPNFGDPNAPANLHVAPRYIEKSYKETGVVNFVTAVLASYRGYDTLGETTVIFTAGICVVLLLRKNDGASGRKSQR; via the coding sequence ATGATCGATTTATTACTCCTATTGTTTCTTGTAGTCTGCGCGGTCGTAGTAGTTCAAATGAAAGACTTGCTCAGCGCCGTCATAATGCTCGGGGCTTACAGCCTTATAATGGCCGTGGTGTGGACGAGGCTTAACGCCGTTGATGTTGCCTTTACCGAGGCTTCCGTCGGGGCGGGGATTACTACCATGCTGCTGATAGCGGCATTGAGCAGAACAAAAAGAGGCGAGGCGAGCAATAACACTAGCGATAAACGGTTGAAATCATCGCGTCATCAAGTACCGGCTTTAATACTGGTACTTATTACGGGCGCTGTCTTAATCTACGGCACTATCGATATGCCGAACTTTGGAGACCCCAACGCGCCCGCAAATCTTCACGTAGCCCCAAGGTATATAGAAAAATCATATAAAGAGACCGGGGTCGTTAATTTTGTCACAGCTGTTCTTGCAAGCTATAGAGGATACGATACTCTTGGTGAAACGACGGTTATATTCACCGCTGGAATATGCGTGGTTTTGCTTCTGAGAAAAAACGACGGTGCGTCTGGGCGGAAGAGTCAACGATGA
- a CDS encoding cation:proton antiporter subunit C — MLEFIAGKYNYWIHVTLMMIGFYAIIAKGNLIKKVIGMNIFQTAVFLFYISISKVKGGTAPIVWDEAVLYNNPLPHVLILTAIVVSVSTTAVALALIIRIYREYGTIEEDEILAMGGERINAQR, encoded by the coding sequence ATGCTTGAGTTCATCGCGGGGAAATATAATTATTGGATACATGTAACGCTTATGATGATCGGCTTTTATGCGATTATAGCCAAAGGAAACCTGATCAAGAAGGTAATAGGAATGAATATCTTCCAGACGGCGGTATTCCTGTTTTATATTTCAATCTCAAAAGTAAAAGGGGGGACCGCCCCGATTGTGTGGGATGAGGCTGTTTTATACAACAACCCTCTGCCCCACGTTTTAATTCTTACCGCGATCGTTGTCTCCGTCAGCACGACAGCGGTCGCCCTGGCTCTAATCATCAGAATATACAGGGAATATGGAACAATAGAAGAGGACGAAATTCTGGCGATGGGTGGGGAAAGGATAAATGCGCAAAGATGA
- a CDS encoding polysaccharide deacetylase family protein — protein MCEGERDSAGFDEKIVRILQARDVKATFFMGGKWAETHPDAARMLGSEGLFEMANHSYSHNLFTDISSDEMKSQVLKAQDSIRRNTGVTPRYFRYPAGAYNGAALQVVAGCGLVPIQWDVVTGDPDPNVKATAIIRVVKERARNGSIVIMHANGRGWHTAEALPAIIDELRAKGLALVTVSELLGE, from the coding sequence TTGTGCGAAGGAGAAAGGGATAGCGCTGGTTTCGATGAGAAGATTGTGCGCATTCTACAAGCAAGGGACGTTAAGGCTACTTTCTTTATGGGCGGCAAGTGGGCCGAGACGCACCCCGATGCGGCGCGAATGCTCGGCTCTGAAGGGTTGTTCGAGATGGCCAACCATTCGTACTCGCATAATCTCTTCACGGATATTTCGAGCGATGAGATGAAAAGCCAGGTCTTGAAAGCACAAGACAGTATTCGTCGGAATACAGGTGTAACTCCGAGATATTTCAGATATCCCGCGGGCGCCTATAATGGGGCTGCGCTACAAGTGGTCGCCGGCTGCGGGCTTGTGCCTATTCAGTGGGATGTGGTCACCGGCGACCCCGACCCAAATGTGAAAGCGACGGCGATAATTCGCGTCGTGAAGGAGCGGGCGCGCAACGGCTCAATCGTTATCATGCACGCGAACGGGCGCGGTTGGCACACAGCCGAAGCCCTGCCGGCCATAATCGACGAGCTGCGCGCGAAGGGTCTTGCGCTGGTGACGGTTTCGGAGTTGTTGGGGGAGTAG
- a CDS encoding monovalent cation/H+ antiporter subunit D family protein, whose translation MAEHFPVLVIVIPLLSAVIIPVVGRNNTLYSWYITVAVTLSCFLISLSLLNTVMSKGKISYWLGGWEPPWGIEYVVDYLNAFVLIVVAFIAFIVSLYAKKSVEKEIDENKITPFYSIYLLFVAGLMGIVITGDIFNLYVFLEIASLAGYALIAVGRKRAALMASYNYLILGTIAATFILLGIGYLYMVTGTLNMADLRDRLPMLYESRVVRTAFAFFTVGLSLKLALFPLHAWLPNAYTYAPSVVSAIMAATATKVGAYALLRVMFTVFKPEFDLQVVPVTKILIVLALIAIIAGSVLAVAQTNLKRMLAYSSVGQIGYIVLGAALANQVAMTGSLLHILNHSLMKGALFLAVGAVVYKLGIEEISGLKGMGKKMPFTMAAFTVGGISMIGVPLTVGFVSKWYIVLGALASDMWFIVPVILLSSLLTAVYFWRIIEGIYFAVPDGAGQIRDDAPLGLLVPTMVLAGLCIFFGVAAVIPASIAGKAANMLLGGV comes from the coding sequence ATAGCGGAGCACTTTCCGGTACTAGTTATTGTAATACCTCTGCTATCGGCGGTCATAATTCCGGTTGTTGGGCGAAACAACACTCTCTATAGCTGGTATATAACGGTCGCAGTCACCCTCTCATGCTTTTTAATCTCCCTTTCGTTACTCAATACAGTGATGAGCAAAGGGAAGATAAGTTACTGGCTCGGTGGTTGGGAGCCTCCATGGGGTATCGAGTATGTTGTCGATTATCTCAATGCTTTTGTTCTCATCGTTGTAGCGTTCATAGCCTTTATCGTCTCGCTGTATGCTAAGAAAAGCGTCGAGAAAGAGATCGATGAGAACAAGATAACGCCTTTTTATTCAATATACTTGCTGTTTGTCGCGGGACTTATGGGCATCGTTATAACCGGCGATATATTCAACTTATATGTCTTCCTGGAAATCGCGTCTCTTGCGGGGTATGCCCTTATTGCGGTGGGAAGGAAAAGAGCCGCGCTCATGGCGAGCTATAACTACCTGATACTCGGCACAATCGCCGCGACATTCATATTGCTCGGCATCGGCTATCTCTATATGGTGACCGGCACCCTCAATATGGCTGATTTACGGGATAGGCTGCCGATGCTTTACGAGTCTAGGGTCGTGCGCACCGCCTTCGCATTTTTTACGGTGGGCTTAAGCTTAAAGCTGGCGCTCTTTCCTCTCCATGCCTGGCTTCCAAATGCTTATACCTATGCGCCATCGGTTGTAAGCGCCATAATGGCCGCGACCGCCACAAAGGTCGGCGCCTATGCTTTGCTGCGGGTTATGTTTACGGTGTTTAAGCCGGAGTTCGATCTGCAGGTTGTGCCGGTTACAAAAATACTGATCGTTCTCGCTCTTATCGCCATAATTGCCGGCTCGGTGCTGGCTGTCGCTCAGACAAATCTCAAAAGGATGCTCGCCTACTCCAGTGTCGGCCAGATAGGCTATATAGTTTTGGGCGCCGCGCTTGCCAATCAAGTCGCCATGACCGGAAGTCTTCTTCATATTTTAAACCACAGCCTGATGAAGGGGGCGTTATTTCTGGCGGTCGGGGCGGTCGTTTACAAGCTGGGGATAGAAGAAATTTCAGGCCTTAAGGGCATGGGAAAAAAGATGCCTTTTACCATGGCTGCCTTTACAGTCGGGGGTATTTCGATGATAGGCGTGCCGCTTACAGTCGGTTTTGTTAGCAAATGGTATATTGTGCTTGGGGCATTAGCCTCTGATATGTGGTTTATCGTCCCCGTAATTCTTCTTAGCTCGTTGCTGACTGCCGTATATTTTTGGAGAATCATCGAGGGGATATATTTCGCGGTGCCGGACGGGGCCGGCCAGATAAGAGACGATGCTCCGCTCGGTCTGCTCGTGCCGACCATGGTGCTTGCGGGGCTTTGCATATTTTTCGGGGTCGCGGCTGTTATCCCGGCATCGATAGCGGGTAAGGCGGCGAATATGCTCTTGGGAGGTGTGTAA
- a CDS encoding Na(+)/H(+) antiporter subunit B, with amino-acid sequence MTVPGRDRTTRGHIVGEHVIGRTVAKLLIPFIQLYGFYVIAHGELGPGGGFQGGVILGASIILYTLAFDIEAARKRLSQKVSDLLSSTGVLIYGGIGLLCIAAGGAYLEYGKLPLGDAAFASHLGIYGIEIGVGITVAAVMITIFFETARREDA; translated from the coding sequence ATGACAGTTCCCGGGAGAGACAGGACAACGCGAGGACATATAGTAGGCGAGCATGTAATCGGAAGAACCGTTGCGAAGTTACTAATTCCTTTTATACAGCTTTATGGCTTTTATGTCATAGCCCACGGTGAGCTTGGCCCCGGCGGTGGATTCCAGGGCGGTGTTATTTTGGGAGCGAGCATAATCCTCTATACGCTTGCGTTTGATATAGAGGCGGCGAGAAAGAGGCTATCTCAAAAGGTAAGCGACCTTCTGAGTTCGACAGGTGTATTGATATACGGCGGCATCGGCTTGTTGTGTATAGCAGCAGGTGGAGCCTATCTAGAATATGGCAAACTACCATTAGGCGACGCGGCGTTCGCCAGCCACTTAGGTATCTACGGAATTGAAATAGGCGTCGGCATTACGGTAGCCGCGGTGATGATAACGATATTTTTTGAGACGGCGAGGCGAGAAGATGCTTGA
- a CDS encoding cation:proton antiporter, producing the protein MFEVAATIIVLAAILVLYRAVKGPRVYDRALAVNVIGTKTVVLIALIGFIDGRPHFLDIALVYALINFIATIAFLKYRETGGLD; encoded by the coding sequence ATGTTTGAAGTTGCCGCCACGATTATCGTTTTAGCGGCGATTCTCGTTCTCTACAGGGCCGTAAAGGGTCCAAGGGTTTACGATAGGGCATTAGCGGTAAACGTTATAGGCACCAAGACGGTGGTCTTGATCGCCTTAATAGGGTTTATCGATGGTCGTCCGCACTTTCTGGACATCGCGCTTGTTTATGCGCTTATAAACTTCATTGCAACCATAGCGTTTCTTAAATACAGAGAAACGGGCGGGTTGGACTAG
- a CDS encoding NAD(P)H-dependent oxidoreductase, whose translation MNISVILAHPSKDSFNHAIAHIVDETLRANGHAVRLRDLYAEGFDPVLPAEEIIKGAKLDVVVSAHCEEIATADGIVIIHPNWWGQPPAILKGWVDRVIRPGIAYGFEEGDGGEGVPVGLLKAQSALVFNTSNTPPRRELEAFGDPLETLWKNCIFSLCGVNEFYRKMYAVVVTSTPEERQAWLEDVRVTIDHFYP comes from the coding sequence ATGAACATATCGGTAATACTTGCCCATCCGTCAAAAGACAGCTTCAACCATGCGATTGCGCATATTGTCGACGAGACGCTTCGGGCTAATGGGCATGCGGTGCGTCTGCGCGATCTCTACGCTGAAGGCTTCGACCCTGTATTGCCCGCTGAAGAGATAATAAAAGGCGCGAAGCTCGACGTCGTTGTCAGCGCGCATTGCGAGGAAATCGCGACAGCGGATGGGATAGTCATTATCCACCCCAACTGGTGGGGACAACCCCCGGCGATTCTTAAAGGCTGGGTCGACCGTGTCATCCGCCCTGGTATCGCATATGGGTTCGAAGAAGGGGATGGCGGTGAGGGTGTGCCCGTCGGGCTGCTCAAGGCGCAGAGCGCGCTTGTCTTTAACACCTCCAACACACCGCCGCGGAGAGAACTAGAAGCCTTTGGTGACCCGCTGGAGACATTGTGGAAGAACTGCATCTTCAGTCTTTGCGGCGTTAACGAATTCTATAGGAAGATGTATGCTGTAGTCGTGACAAGCACACCCGAAGAGCGGCAAGCCTGGCTCGAGGATGTTAGGGTGACAATCGACCACTTCTATCCGTAA
- the sat gene encoding sulfate adenylyltransferase produces MAGLVPPHGGGDLKPLLLSGAELQQEMEKAKTLEKVMMTSRETGDLIMMGIGAFTPLDGFMNKADWQGVVDEYTMSDGVFWPIPITLSTSKEQAAGLKEGQEVALIDTDSGELMGSLTVSETYEIDKVHECKQVFRTDDMEGHPGVQKVMAQGDVNIAGNVRVFSESYFPKMFEGVYMRPAETRAAFEERGWSTVAALQLRNPMHRSHEYLAKIAVEVTDGVLIHQLVGKLKAGDIPAEVRVKAIDKLVELYFVNNTVIQAGYPMEMRYAGPREALLHATFRQNYGCSHLLVGRDHAGVGEYYGPFDAHHIFDEIPKGALLTQPLKIDWTFYCTKCDGMASMRTCPHGKEDRMLLSGTKLRSMLSQNEEVPDHFSRPEVLEILREYYEGLEEKVEVKLHKYSEGEK; encoded by the coding sequence ATGGCAGGATTAGTTCCCCCACATGGTGGCGGTGATTTAAAACCGCTACTGCTCAGCGGCGCCGAGCTGCAGCAAGAGATGGAAAAGGCCAAAACTCTCGAGAAGGTAATGATGACCTCGCGCGAGACCGGCGACCTTATCATGATGGGTATCGGTGCGTTTACCCCGCTCGACGGCTTCATGAACAAAGCCGATTGGCAGGGTGTCGTAGACGAGTACACGATGTCCGACGGAGTCTTCTGGCCGATACCGATCACATTGTCCACGTCGAAAGAGCAAGCTGCGGGTCTCAAAGAAGGCCAAGAGGTGGCGCTCATCGATACCGATAGCGGCGAGCTGATGGGCAGCTTGACGGTGTCCGAGACCTATGAGATCGACAAGGTCCATGAGTGCAAGCAGGTATTTAGAACCGATGACATGGAGGGCCACCCGGGTGTCCAAAAGGTCATGGCGCAAGGCGATGTAAACATCGCCGGTAACGTGAGAGTATTTAGCGAAAGCTACTTCCCTAAGATGTTCGAAGGCGTCTACATGCGCCCGGCCGAGACCCGTGCGGCGTTCGAGGAGAGGGGCTGGAGCACCGTTGCGGCACTGCAGCTCAGAAACCCGATGCACCGCTCGCACGAGTATCTCGCGAAAATCGCCGTCGAGGTAACCGATGGCGTTCTCATCCACCAACTCGTCGGCAAGCTTAAAGCCGGCGATATCCCGGCCGAGGTCAGGGTTAAAGCAATCGACAAACTCGTGGAGCTTTATTTTGTAAACAACACCGTCATCCAAGCGGGTTATCCGATGGAGATGCGCTATGCCGGTCCGCGCGAAGCGCTCCTGCACGCGACCTTCAGGCAGAACTACGGCTGCAGCCACCTCCTCGTCGGCCGCGACCACGCGGGCGTCGGCGAGTACTACGGCCCGTTCGACGCGCACCACATCTTCGACGAGATTCCGAAGGGCGCGCTCCTTACCCAGCCGCTCAAAATCGACTGGACCTTCTACTGCACCAAGTGCGACGGCATGGCCTCGATGAGAACCTGCCCGCACGGCAAAGAAGACCGGATGCTACTGAGCGGTACTAAGCTAAGAAGCATGCTCTCCCAGAACGAAGAGGTGCCGGACCACTTCAGCCGCCCGGAGGTACTCGAGATATTGAGAGAGTACTATGAGGGCCTCGAGGAGAAAGTCGAAGTCAAGCTTCACAAATACTCCGAAGGCGAGAAGTAG
- a CDS encoding Na+/H+ antiporter subunit E → MSFLLTAVVMFIFWMLLSGEFSFILILSGVISSLLVSYLSHDLLVGNADIKLSALRIYRFVKYLPWLMWQIVLANFDLAYRTLHPRMPIDPGIITFKNEFKTELGMVTLANSITLTPGTVTIEVNKNEFIIHAIAKGPAESLMAGEMEQRVKNIEGCG, encoded by the coding sequence ATGAGCTTCTTATTGACCGCTGTAGTCATGTTCATATTTTGGATGCTTCTTTCAGGGGAGTTCAGTTTTATACTGATTTTGTCCGGTGTTATATCGAGCCTGCTGGTCTCGTATTTATCACACGATCTTTTGGTCGGAAACGCGGATATTAAGCTTAGCGCGCTTAGGATCTATAGGTTTGTTAAGTATTTGCCGTGGCTCATGTGGCAAATTGTGCTTGCGAACTTCGATCTAGCATACCGTACTCTTCATCCCAGGATGCCGATTGACCCAGGCATAATCACGTTCAAAAATGAGTTTAAGACAGAATTGGGAATGGTAACGCTCGCCAATTCTATAACTTTGACACCGGGCACAGTCACTATCGAAGTCAACAAGAACGAATTTATTATTCATGCCATTGCAAAAGGCCCCGCGGAAAGCTTGATGGCCGGAGAGATGGAGCAGCGAGTAAAGAATATAGAAGGTTGTGGTTGA